A single window of Colletotrichum destructivum chromosome 9, complete sequence DNA harbors:
- a CDS encoding Putative multicopper oxidase, second cupredoxin domain, multicopper oxidase, copper-binding protein has protein sequence MLPSLITLAWANVALAATVTFNWEATWVTAAPLGVSRPVIGINGQWPCPKIEANVGDTIVVNLTNRLGNQTTGIHFHGINQVSTNSMDGPSMVTQCPLPPDMTMTYSFTADEGGTFWWHSHNMGQYPDGMRGPMIIHDPNDPYAGKYDEEYILSMSDWYNQQAIPLVQKMFLPTNVRFTPPIPNGLVVNDGMGANFKFEKGKTYRIRMINYAALASFMVHFDSHDMNVIMSDAAYVKQKTTYMLRVAPAQRYDVLVKCIDRDNRNYGFLIAGDINRDFTNKQFSQSWPFNYTGQLVMFPDRPFGTDVVKEWRPSDDAVFEPLGDAPILPQATKIFQFDWDFCLDKSGIPRSCVNGSPYVDQKVPTLYTAATTGENNTNPLVYGAIHPFVVNYGDVVDIVVNNRDPAIHPFHLHGHQFQVVRRAASGAGDWPGVERARLNQKPPRRDTVSVMGSSHAVIRFEATNPGVYLFHCHIEWHVEMGLTATIIEAPERLRNLAIPEDHKAACLAQGIPTAGNAAGNIENPLDQTGMFLEPPSTYHGATFNPPAAPAVASPAVASPAPIAASSASAAASPALAAARLRSRVVGNHL, from the exons ATGTTACCATCTCTCATCACCTTGGCCTGGGCCAACGTCGCCCTGGCCGCGACCGTCACGTTCAACTGGGAAGCCACTTGGGTCACTGCTGCTCCTCTAGGTGTTTCGAGACCTGTCATCGGTATCAACGGTCAATGGCCTTGCCCCAAGATCGAGGCCAACGTTGGTGACACCATCGTGGTCAACCTTACCAACAGGCTCGGTAACCAGACCACCGGCATCCACTTCCATGGCATCAACCAGGTCAGCACCAACTCGATGGACGGCCCGAGCATGGTAACCCAGTGCCCGTTGCCTCCCGACATGACCATGACATACTCCTTCACT GCTGATGAGGGTGGCACTTTCTGGTGGCACTCCCACAACATGGGTCAGTACCCCGACGGCATGCGTGGTCCCATGATCATCCATGACCCCAACGACCCCTACGCTGGGAAGTACGACGAAGAGTACATCCTGTCCATGTCGGACTG GTACAACCAGCAGGCTATCCCCCTGGTGCAGAAAATGTTCCTTCCGACCAACGTTCGCTTTACGCCACCCATTCCCAACGGCCTGGTTGTCAATGACGGAATGGGGGCCAACTTCAAGTTCGAGAAGGGCAAGACGTACCGCATCCGCATGATCAACTAcgccgccttggcctcgttcATGGTCCACTTCGACTCGCACGACATGAACGTCATCATGTCCGACGCGGCCTACGTGAAGCAGAAGACCACGTATATGCTGCGCGTTGCCCCCGCTCAGCGGtacgacgtcctcgtcaagTGTATTGACCGCGACAACCGCAACTATGGCTTCCTCATTGCCGGCGACATTAACCGTGACTTCACGAACAAGCAGTTCTCTCAGAGCTGGCCCTTCAACTATACCGGCCAGCTCGTCATGTTCCCCGACAGACCCTTTGGCACCGATGTCGTCAAGGAGTGGCGGCCCTcggacgacgccgtcttcgagccCCTCGGAGACGCCCCTATCCTGCCCCAAGCCACCAAGATCTTCCAGTTTGATTGGGACTTCTGCCTCGACAAGAGCGGTATCCCCCGTTCCTGCGTCAACGGCTCCCCCTACGTCGACCAGAAGGTGCCCACGCTCtacaccgccgccacgacAGGCGAGAACAACACCAACCCCTTGGTGTACGGCGCCATCCACCCCTTCGTCGTCAACTACGGtgacgtcgtcgacatcgtcgtcaacaaCAGGGACCCGGCTATCCACCCCTTCCACCTCCACGGCCACCAATTCCAGGTCGTCCGGCGCGCCgccagcggcgccggcgactGGCCCGGCGTCGAACGCGCTCGACTCAACCAGAAGCCCCCGCGCCGCGACACCGTCTCGGTAATGGGCAGCTCGCACGCCGTCATCCGCTTCGAGGCTACCAACCCGGGCGTATACCTCTTCCACTGCCATATCGAGTGGCACGTCGAGATGGGCCTCACCGCCACAATCATCGAGGCCCCCGAGCGCCTCCGTAACCTCGCTATCCCGGAGGACCACAAGGctgcctgcctcgcccaAGGCATCCCGACTGCCGGTAATGCTGCCGGAAATATCGAGAACCCGCTTGACCAGACCGGCATGTTCCTCGAGCCACCCTCGACGTACCATGG TGCAACCTTTAACCCCCCTGCCGCTCCCGCTGTCGCCTCTCCCGCTGTCGCCTCTCCCGCCCCCATTGCCGCGTCTTCTGCTTCCGCTGCCGCATctcccgccctcgccgccgccaggctTCGCTCGCGCGTCGTCGGCAATCATCTTTGA